GACTATCGGTTTAGCAATCAATGGCAAATTCAACAAAAAAGAATTGCTACCATATATACTAACTCAGATATTGGGAGCCATATGCGGAGCAATCGTCTTATATATTATCGCAAATGGGAAAGAAGGATTTGACATCAATCAAGGCTTTGCAGCTAATGGATTCGGACAACACTCCCCGGGAGGATATTCATTGCCAACAGCCTTGATCACAGAGTTTATCATGACTTTTATGTTTATTCTTATTATTCTGGGCGCAACAGATGAACTAGCGCCAAAAGGGTTCGCAGGCATATCTATTGGATTAAGTCTCATGCTCATACATATGATAAGCATTCCAGTAACCAACACTTCAGTAAATCCTGCGAGAAGCATTAGCCAAGCTATATTTGTAGGAGACTGGGCAATTCAACAACTTTGGGTCTTTTTGCTAGCGCCGATAGCGGGAGCAGTAATGGCAGGAATGGCTTATAAAATCATCAGGCCAAAATTAAACAAATTAAAGGAATCTCAACCAATTGAAATTAAACTAGCAAGCGAATAAACAAACATTCAAAGGCCTCAGCCAAATCATTTGATTGGCTGCTGGCCTTTGTTGAACATCAAAAAACTACTTTTTTATTGATAATTTTCAAAGCGCCTTCAAGCTCAAG
The Aureibacter tunicatorum DNA segment above includes these coding regions:
- the aqpZ gene encoding aquaporin Z — encoded protein: MKTINKLSAEFIGTFWLVLAGCGSAVLASTSPDTGIGTIGVSLAFGLTILTMIYAFGHISGAHFNPAVTIGLAINGKFNKKELLPYILTQILGAICGAIVLYIIANGKEGFDINQGFAANGFGQHSPGGYSLPTALITEFIMTFMFILIILGATDELAPKGFAGISIGLSLMLIHMISIPVTNTSVNPARSISQAIFVGDWAIQQLWVFLLAPIAGAVMAGMAYKIIRPKLNKLKESQPIEIKLASE